A single window of Nocardia sp. NBC_01327 DNA harbors:
- a CDS encoding TetR/AcrR family transcriptional regulator — MSMEATRRRLTEKQADTVDRLTTAAMEVLSREGFAGLTVRMVAASAGVGTATAYTYFSSKEHLVAELFWRRLAATPAPDNEGLDSNERVLAVLRQTAMLVADEPALAGAVTSALLGTDPDVAHLRLRIGSEIRQRLIDALGAEADLDLVETLELLYAGALVRAGMGYASYAEIADRLEKSALLALRD, encoded by the coding sequence GTGAGCATGGAGGCCACCCGCCGCCGGCTCACCGAGAAGCAGGCCGATACCGTCGATCGGCTCACCACGGCGGCGATGGAAGTGCTGTCCAGGGAGGGTTTCGCAGGCCTCACGGTGCGCATGGTCGCCGCCTCCGCCGGGGTCGGCACCGCCACCGCCTACACCTATTTCTCCTCGAAGGAGCATTTGGTCGCGGAGCTGTTCTGGCGGCGGCTGGCCGCCACGCCCGCACCCGACAACGAGGGCCTCGACAGCAATGAGCGGGTGCTCGCGGTACTGCGGCAGACCGCCATGCTCGTGGCCGACGAACCGGCGCTCGCGGGCGCGGTGACGAGCGCGTTGCTGGGCACCGATCCGGATGTGGCGCACCTGCGGTTGCGCATCGGCAGCGAGATTCGCCAGCGGCTCATCGACGCCCTCGGCGCGGAGGCGGATCTGGATCTCGTGGAAACGCTCGAGCTGCTGTACGCGGGCGCACTGGTGCGGGCCGGAATGGGATACGCCTCGTATGCCGAGATCGCCGATCGTCTGGAGAAATCCGCGCTGCTCGCGCTGCGCGACTGA
- a CDS encoding class I SAM-dependent methyltransferase produces the protein MTQAEISADTRALFDLAEQTTGFMPPEEGRALYEAALAYAGDGTILEIGTYCGKSAIYLGAAARETGATVFTVDHHGGSEEHQPGWEYHDTSLVDPETGVFDTVTTFRRSIVRAGLAETVIAIIGSSAAAARIWRTPLRLLFIDGGHTEEAAQRDYDNWAHWVAGGGLLAIHDVFPDPADGGRAPYNIYRRAMDSGKFRELSVTGSLRILQRNAACN, from the coding sequence ATGACGCAGGCCGAGATTTCCGCCGACACCCGCGCTTTGTTCGACCTTGCCGAGCAAACCACCGGATTCATGCCGCCGGAAGAGGGTCGTGCACTATACGAAGCCGCGCTCGCGTACGCGGGCGACGGCACCATTCTGGAGATCGGCACGTACTGCGGCAAGTCCGCCATCTATCTCGGCGCGGCCGCGCGGGAAACCGGAGCGACGGTCTTCACCGTCGATCACCACGGCGGCTCGGAGGAACACCAGCCGGGGTGGGAGTACCACGACACCAGCCTGGTCGACCCCGAGACCGGAGTCTTCGACACGGTAACCACGTTCCGCCGCAGCATAGTTCGCGCGGGCCTGGCCGAAACCGTGATCGCGATCATCGGCTCTTCCGCTGCCGCAGCCCGCATCTGGCGCACACCCCTGCGACTGCTGTTCATCGACGGCGGCCACACCGAGGAAGCCGCACAACGGGACTACGACAACTGGGCCCACTGGGTCGCAGGCGGCGGCCTCCTGGCCATCCACGACGTCTTCCCCGACCCAGCAGACGGCGGCCGAGCCCCGTACAACATCTACCGCCGAGCAATGGACAGCGGAAAATTCCGCGAGCTTTCTGTCACAGGGTCGCTGCGGATTCTGCAACG